The Halanaerobiaceae bacterium ANBcell28 genome has a segment encoding these proteins:
- a CDS encoding methyl-accepting chemotaxis protein, with the protein MTKINKVLEERNKLLVKVLWGSLVLALITDIAAGVSKEVIYLLAGVGSAVCVLTTYLTYKKLYVDKIKYIVVIGLAILTYFMVKAAPNTVSYLMVFYILAVASLYQIKGPIILSAIISLIFTNYWFFAYQEEMFTSMGTIELVSLNLFVILVSALLIVQSGFSESLRKQTFENEQKALEKVELLDNKIKTSLKFLKSFSEEVSNTSGVSTEITNDITISFKDIALAIENQASSVDNISVNIHETEENLNLVAEASSSMNELSMNTKNVVNEGNDKMTVLIDKSRDVNKNIKDTSIAINELNDYSQEINDILSTITSIAGQTNLLALNAGIEAARAGEHGRGFSVVAEEIRDLAETSQKSSEEIAQILKQISINIGVIAQHINKALDSVGEEQDISTGVKESFVNILDNTDEVVDQSNKINQMIMNLEGLSRDNVDKISNISGTTEETSASIQEVLASMETQNDIIKDNNDNVKKLKETIRELNDLVE; encoded by the coding sequence ATGACAAAAATAAACAAGGTGTTAGAAGAAAGAAATAAACTATTAGTCAAAGTATTATGGGGGTCTTTAGTTTTAGCTTTAATTACAGATATTGCAGCAGGAGTGTCTAAAGAAGTTATCTATCTATTGGCTGGTGTTGGCTCTGCAGTTTGTGTGCTTACTACATATTTAACTTACAAAAAATTATATGTTGATAAAATTAAATATATAGTAGTTATAGGTCTAGCGATTTTAACATATTTTATGGTAAAGGCAGCACCTAATACTGTCTCCTACTTAATGGTATTTTATATTTTAGCTGTAGCTTCCTTATATCAAATAAAGGGACCAATTATATTATCAGCTATAATTAGTTTGATATTTACAAATTATTGGTTTTTTGCTTATCAAGAAGAAATGTTTACTAGTATGGGGACAATTGAACTTGTTTCATTAAACTTATTTGTCATACTTGTAAGTGCTTTACTTATTGTACAAAGTGGTTTTAGTGAAAGTCTTAGAAAGCAAACTTTTGAAAATGAGCAGAAGGCCTTGGAAAAAGTTGAATTACTTGATAATAAGATAAAAACTTCTTTAAAATTCTTAAAGAGTTTTAGTGAAGAAGTTTCCAATACTAGTGGTGTTTCTACAGAAATAACAAATGATATTACAATATCATTTAAGGATATAGCGTTAGCTATAGAAAACCAGGCTAGTAGTGTTGATAACATTAGTGTGAATATACATGAAACAGAAGAAAATCTAAATCTTGTTGCTGAGGCTTCTTCAAGTATGAATGAATTATCGATGAATACAAAAAATGTAGTTAATGAAGGTAATGATAAAATGACTGTTTTAATTGACAAGTCTAGAGATGTAAATAAAAATATTAAAGATACCAGTATTGCCATTAATGAATTAAATGATTATTCTCAAGAGATAAATGATATCTTATCTACAATAACTTCAATCGCAGGTCAAACTAATTTGCTTGCTTTGAATGCTGGTATTGAGGCTGCTAGAGCAGGTGAACACGGAAGAGGTTTTTCTGTTGTTGCAGAGGAAATAAGAGATCTTGCGGAAACATCTCAGAAATCATCAGAAGAAATTGCACAAATATTGAAGCAAATTTCTATTAATATTGGGGTTATAGCTCAGCACATTAATAAAGCGTTAGATTCTGTAGGGGAAGAACAGGATATATCTACTGGAGTTAAGGAATCTTTTGTAAATATATTGGATAATACAGATGAAGTTGTAGACCAATCTAATAAAATAAATCAAATGATAATGAACTTAGAAGGATTATCCAGGGACAATGTAGATAAAATTTCAAATATTTCAGGTACTACGGAAGAAACATCTGCTTCTATACAAGAGGTTTTAGCCAGCATGGAAACCCAGAATGATATTATTAAAGATAACAATGATAATGTTAAAAAGTTAAAGGAAACTATTCGAGAGCTTAATGATTTAGTAGAGTAA
- a CDS encoding TolC family protein translates to MDKRISILAFVLVLILSAISISAAELSFEQLINMGLDNNQDVQEKRDAIRDLERERNILKSSLDWHFGFDGDISHNTEGPSFNSPIIRPESTDVDLSLSANKTTLSGLTISSGLLLSDERPFEYRDIKDNYSFRLNLSKRLYPFLPTETEKGFIQIDNQFITAEEELEKIKKEKEIDWLEQYLSLISMEKSQGNLKLRYHLAQENLSNVLAQKVLGEAGQEQVLLAEIAVKEAEIQVEQMRITHAQAKRSFARELGIDSKLLSFNKQDPHLDTLASRAKEIEIELSDEDIENLLVENSYQLKDLAMNIEFVEKEIEWQKKEDGIKLDGSAGYNYNSGATDKSSVNFSLGVSYDFYDGGRKNLNIEGMENRLINLERQYDNTLDQLKIQVNSLQEQYRVNTMKLKTRELSLQKAELEELLYQRQLEQGAITESQYQEMSLQLIQAKLDLEQIKDGLLIDKLRIALALGIL, encoded by the coding sequence ATGGATAAAAGAATTTCAATTTTGGCATTTGTACTAGTTTTAATATTATCAGCAATCAGTATTAGTGCAGCAGAACTTTCTTTTGAGCAATTAATAAATATGGGTTTGGACAACAATCAGGATGTACAAGAGAAAAGAGATGCTATCCGTGATCTTGAAAGAGAAAGAAATATCTTGAAATCTTCACTTGATTGGCATTTTGGTTTTGATGGAGATATATCTCATAATACAGAGGGGCCATCCTTTAATTCTCCGATCATAAGGCCAGAATCTACAGATGTGGATCTTTCATTATCAGCTAATAAAACTACTTTATCTGGTTTAACAATTAGCTCTGGATTGCTTTTAAGTGATGAAAGGCCTTTTGAGTATAGAGATATTAAAGATAATTATAGCTTTAGGTTAAATCTTTCTAAGCGTCTTTATCCTTTCTTACCAACAGAAACTGAAAAGGGTTTTATTCAGATAGATAATCAATTTATTACAGCTGAAGAAGAACTAGAGAAAATCAAAAAAGAAAAAGAGATTGATTGGTTAGAGCAATATTTAAGTCTTATTAGCATGGAAAAGTCTCAGGGCAATTTAAAACTGCGTTATCACTTAGCCCAGGAAAACCTAAGTAATGTATTGGCACAAAAGGTATTGGGAGAAGCGGGTCAGGAACAGGTTTTGCTAGCTGAAATTGCAGTTAAAGAAGCAGAGATACAAGTTGAGCAGATGAGAATAACTCATGCTCAAGCTAAAAGGTCTTTTGCTCGTGAGTTAGGAATAGATAGTAAATTACTAAGTTTTAATAAGCAAGATCCTCATTTAGATACTCTTGCTAGTAGAGCAAAAGAAATAGAAATTGAATTGTCTGATGAAGATATAGAGAATCTTTTAGTAGAAAATAGTTATCAATTAAAGGATTTAGCTATGAATATAGAATTTGTTGAAAAGGAAATAGAATGGCAGAAAAAAGAAGATGGTATAAAGTTAGATGGATCAGCTGGATATAATTATAACTCTGGAGCTACAGATAAGAGTAGTGTCAATTTTAGCCTAGGTGTTTCATATGATTTTTATGATGGTGGTAGAAAGAATCTAAATATTGAAGGTATGGAAAATAGACTAATTAATCTAGAGAGACAATATGATAATACTTTGGATCAGCTTAAAATACAGGTGAATTCTCTTCAAGAGCAATATAGAGTAAACACTATGAAGCTAAAAACAAGAGAATTATCCCTACAGAAGGCTGAGTTAGAGGAATTACTCTATCAAAGGCAATTGGAACAAGGTGCTATAACAGAGAGTCAGTATCAAGAAATGTCTTTACAGCTCATTCAAGCAAAATTGGATTTAGAGCAAATTAAAGATGGCTTATTAATTGATAAATTAAGAATAGCCTTAGCTTTAGGTATATTATAA
- a CDS encoding DUF2905 domain-containing protein, whose amino-acid sequence MDRSNLGRTIIYLGLFLLILGGLIYYFGGLFAWFGRLPGDIRIERENFRLYFPITSMIIITIVLNFLIRIVRYFIY is encoded by the coding sequence ATGGATAGAAGTAATCTTGGAAGAACAATAATATATCTGGGTCTGTTTTTACTAATTTTAGGAGGCCTTATTTATTATTTTGGAGGTTTATTTGCCTGGTTTGGACGTTTGCCTGGAGATATAAGAATAGAAAGAGAAAACTTTAGATTATATTTTCCTATTACAAGCATGATAATAATTACTATAGTTCTTAATTTTTTGATTAGAATAGTACGATATTTTATTTATTAA
- a CDS encoding ABC transporter permease has product MKYIDRIKLSFTGVSSNKFRSFLTLLGIIIGVSVVIILVSLGSGTQAVVGEQYESLSTNFVMVQTEWRLPERQRGTLSLDDKIYLEESILGVDIVLPMFMLNTNVRIDNNERRNRIIGSDENFLDVNGLHIEYGRNLTGSDISNQENVVVIGRRVIDNLVDTNDHSSFLGEEILLDGQKFIIVGIVGVAADTTFISDEIVLTPHSTYANTWRYWSENVDAFYLTYDQQITSEEDIVAQARFLLDDKYGTTRSDESRFFIMGTEEDRELVTNIIDVFTHVLAGIAAISLLVGGIGVMNIMLVTVKERTKEIGVRKAIGASTAEVQKQFLLESIILSISGGMLGIIIGALISTIINFGLSFAFPWWQGSIPAWVILLSFGVTVFIGVVFGFYPAYKASKLDPIDALRYG; this is encoded by the coding sequence ATGAAATATATAGATAGAATAAAACTTTCTTTTACAGGGGTTAGTAGTAATAAATTTAGATCTTTCTTAACCTTGTTAGGGATTATTATTGGTGTTAGTGTTGTGATTATACTGGTTTCTCTTGGAAGTGGTACACAGGCAGTAGTTGGTGAGCAGTATGAGAGTCTTTCTACTAATTTTGTTATGGTGCAAACAGAATGGAGATTGCCAGAGAGACAACGGGGAACACTTTCCTTAGATGATAAAATATATCTTGAGGAATCTATCCTTGGTGTAGATATAGTACTTCCTATGTTTATGCTTAATACTAATGTTAGAATAGATAATAATGAACGTAGAAATCGGATTATTGGCTCCGATGAGAATTTTCTTGATGTAAATGGTTTGCACATAGAGTATGGACGTAATCTTACTGGAAGTGATATTAGTAATCAAGAAAATGTAGTTGTAATAGGGCGACGAGTAATTGATAATCTTGTTGATACAAATGATCATAGTTCTTTTCTAGGAGAAGAAATATTATTGGATGGGCAAAAATTCATTATTGTTGGTATTGTAGGTGTGGCAGCAGATACTACATTTATTTCAGATGAAATAGTTCTAACACCACATAGCACTTATGCCAATACCTGGAGGTATTGGAGTGAAAATGTAGATGCTTTTTACCTTACTTATGATCAGCAGATAACGTCAGAAGAGGATATTGTGGCTCAGGCAAGATTTCTTTTGGATGATAAGTATGGAACTACTAGGAGCGATGAATCTAGATTTTTCATCATGGGTACTGAAGAAGATAGAGAATTAGTTACTAATATTATAGATGTTTTCACCCATGTATTAGCAGGCATAGCAGCAATATCATTGCTTGTTGGTGGTATTGGTGTTATGAACATTATGTTAGTTACAGTTAAAGAGCGCACTAAGGAGATAGGGGTTCGCAAAGCTATTGGTGCTTCTACTGCTGAAGTACAGAAACAATTCTTGCTGGAGTCTATTATCTTATCAATTAGTGGTGGTATGCTTGGAATAATAATTGGAGCTCTTATTTCTACTATAATAAACTTTGGACTCTCTTTTGCATTTCCCTGGTGGCAGGGTTCAATTCCTGCTTGGGTTATACTTCTTTCGTTTGGTGTAACTGTGTTTATTGGGGTAGTATTTGGTTTTTATCCAGCATATAAGGCTTCTAAGCTTGATCCAATTGATGCTTTACGCTATGGTTAA
- a CDS encoding TolC family protein has translation MLDKMRVSLILLLFLTMIFTMTIVAAENDLALDDIIELALENNLDLQLAELNLEDARINYKKNELSNLRESSRLFELQSELQLIQAEENYKNIKNSVILDIIATYIDIIKRDQDIKTAEKELALEERRVDEVKAQVEVGYKGTLDLFEQETTYLSVSNRLERIKYEREQELRRLNQKIAVDVDINIRFLELNFPELWEVNQNEVLEIGFKNNALLEMRDKQLELAKSELERAKVSGTPGLDLRQKEIDVDKAILNLKQEEENLENSLKNTHFQYQQSIKNLEMAEKSLHQSRKHYNIINEQFEAGLLSRNNLLSSELQLYNAKNNLTSSIISYYTSKLQLQQEMGLDLEVEIDNG, from the coding sequence TTGTTAGATAAAATGAGGGTTTCGTTGATTTTACTTTTGTTTTTAACTATGATTTTTACGATGACAATTGTTGCTGCTGAAAATGACTTAGCACTTGATGATATAATAGAGCTAGCTTTAGAGAATAATCTAGATTTGCAATTAGCAGAATTAAATCTAGAGGATGCAAGAATTAATTATAAGAAAAATGAATTGAGTAATTTGAGGGAAAGTTCTCGCTTATTTGAATTACAGAGCGAGTTACAATTAATACAGGCAGAAGAAAATTATAAAAACATAAAGAATAGTGTTATTCTTGATATTATTGCTACTTATATAGATATTATTAAGAGGGATCAAGATATTAAAACTGCTGAAAAAGAGCTAGCTTTAGAAGAACGCAGGGTAGATGAAGTCAAGGCACAAGTTGAAGTTGGCTATAAAGGTACTCTTGATTTGTTCGAGCAGGAAACTACATATTTATCTGTAAGTAATAGATTAGAGCGAATTAAATATGAAAGAGAACAAGAATTAAGGAGATTGAATCAAAAAATAGCAGTAGATGTTGATATAAATATAAGGTTTCTGGAGCTTAATTTTCCAGAACTATGGGAAGTAAATCAGAATGAAGTTTTAGAAATTGGCTTTAAGAATAACGCTTTACTTGAGATGAGAGATAAACAATTAGAATTGGCAAAAAGTGAATTAGAGAGAGCAAAAGTTTCTGGAACTCCTGGTCTTGATTTAAGGCAAAAAGAAATTGATGTAGATAAAGCTATATTAAATCTGAAACAAGAAGAAGAGAATTTAGAAAATAGCTTAAAAAATACACATTTTCAATATCAACAAAGTATAAAAAATCTAGAGATGGCAGAGAAATCCCTTCACCAGTCTAGGAAACATTATAATATAATTAATGAGCAATTTGAAGCAGGTCTTCTAAGTAGAAACAATTTATTAAGTTCAGAATTACAACTTTATAATGCTAAAAATAATTTAACTTCTTCTATAATCTCTTATTATACAAGTAAGTTACAATTACAGCAGGAAATGGGACTTGATCTGGAGGTGGAGATAGATAATGGATAA
- a CDS encoding TatD family hydrolase — translation MALIDTHAHLDFPKFNKDRVEVIAEAWDKGLSYIVNVGADMLSSKRSVVLAHEYPFIFATVGVHPHEASEVDDDALEKLKEYAQDEKVLAIGEIGLDYHYDNSPRDIQREAFKKQLLLAKELGLPVVIHSREADDDTLKILKEYYPGIKGGIMHCFGSGIEMARECLDLGLYLAFGGVITFKNAKGLRDVLKEVPLERILLETDSPYLTPAPFRGKRNEPKFIRHIAEKIAEIKECSLIEVAETTTANAIKVYNLPELMQ, via the coding sequence TTGGCATTAATTGATACACATGCACATTTAGATTTTCCAAAGTTTAATAAAGATAGGGTAGAAGTTATAGCAGAGGCCTGGGATAAAGGATTATCTTATATAGTAAATGTTGGTGCAGATATGCTTTCAAGTAAGCGTTCTGTAGTTCTGGCTCATGAGTATCCATTTATCTTTGCAACTGTAGGTGTACATCCACATGAAGCAAGTGAAGTGGATGATGATGCTCTGGAAAAGCTAAAAGAATATGCCCAAGATGAAAAGGTACTTGCAATCGGTGAAATAGGTTTAGATTATCATTATGATAATTCGCCTCGTGATATACAGCGTGAAGCTTTTAAAAAGCAATTGTTATTGGCAAAAGAATTAGGTTTACCTGTAGTTATACATAGTCGTGAGGCTGATGATGATACCTTAAAGATACTGAAAGAATACTATCCCGGAATCAAGGGTGGTATAATGCATTGTTTTGGTAGCGGTATAGAGATGGCGAGAGAATGCCTGGACTTAGGACTTTATCTGGCATTTGGCGGAGTTATTACTTTTAAGAATGCAAAAGGTTTAAGGGATGTGCTTAAAGAGGTACCGCTAGAACGAATTCTATTGGAAACAGACTCGCCTTATTTGACACCTGCTCCTTTTAGAGGAAAAAGAAATGAACCTAAATTTATTCGACATATAGCTGAAAAAATAGCTGAAATAAAGGAGTGTAGCTTAATAGAGGTGGCTGAAACCACTACAGCAAATGCTATTAAGGTGTACAATTTACCAGAATTAATGCAATAG